One genomic region from Phaseolus vulgaris cultivar G19833 unplaced genomic scaffold, P. vulgaris v2.0 scaffold_13, whole genome shotgun sequence encodes:
- the LOC137816922 gene encoding uncharacterized mitochondrial protein AtMg00810-like: MVNQRKYALELLTDAGLLAYKPAPTPIDNHEKFSSTRSVPFTNIQAYRRLIGRLMYLTNTRPDITFSVQQLSQFLAKPTIAHYNAAIIILRYFKGAPSLGLFFSSTTFVPLKAFCDSDWDTCSDSRQSVTGFSAYLGNSLISWKSKKQGTISKSSCEAEYRR; encoded by the exons atggtaaatcaaaggaaatatgcattggaattaTTAACCGATGCAGGTCTTTTAGCCTACAAACCTGCTCccactcctattgataatcatgagaaattctcttctactagaagtgttcctttcacaaatattcaagcctacagaagattgattggaagacttatgtatctcactaatacccgacctgacataacattttctgtgcaacaactttctcagtTTCTTGCTAAGCCTACAATTGCTCACTATAATGCAGCGATTATAATTCTCAGATATTTCAAAGGGGCTCCAAGTCTtggtctatttttctcttccactacTTTTGTTCCTctcaaagccttttgtgatagtgattgggaCACCTGcagtgattcaagacaatcagtgactggttttagtgcgtatcttgggaattctctcatatcttggaagtcaaagaagcaaggaacaatatcaaagagttcttgtgaagctgaataTAGG aggtga